A genomic region of Sarcophilus harrisii chromosome 6, mSarHar1.11, whole genome shotgun sequence contains the following coding sequences:
- the NSG1 gene encoding neuronal vesicle trafficking-associated protein 1, with protein MVKLGNNFAEKSTKQALLEDGFDTIPLMTPLDVNQLQFPPPDKVVVKTKTEYEPDRKKGKFRTPKIAEFTISITEGVSERFKVTVLVLFALAFLTCVVFLVVYKVYKYDHTCPEGFVFKNNQCIPAGLENYYSEQDSNARGKFYTVINHYNLAKQTITRSVSPWMSVLSEEKLSEQETEAAEKSA; from the exons ATGGTGAAACTGGGCAATAATTTCGCTGAGAAAAGCACAAAGCAGGCCCTGCTGGAGGATGGCTTCGACACCATCCCCCTGATGACACCCTTGGATGTCAATCAGCTGCAGTTCCCTCCTCCAGACAAG GTGGTGGTCAAAACCAAAACCGAGTATGAGCCGGATCGGAAGAAAGGGAAATTCCGCACTCCCAAGATAGCCGAGTTCACCATCAGCATCACGGAAGGCGTTTCTGAGCGATTTAAG GTGACTGTCCTGGTCCTGTTCGCCTTGGCGTTCCTGACCTGCGTGGTTTTTCTGGTGGTCTACAAGGTGTACAAGTATGATCACACTTGTCCAGAAGGATTTGTTTTTAAG AACAATCAGTGCATCCCGGCAGGGCTGGAGAACTACTACTCGGAGCAGGACTCCAACGCCCGGGGGAAGTTCTACACGGTCATCAACCACTACAACTTGGCCAAGCAGACCATCACGCGCTCGGTCTCCCCGTGGATGTCGGTGCTGTCGGAGGAGAAGCTGTCCGAGCAGGAGACGGAGGCCGCCGAGAAATCGGCCTAG